In Oceaniferula flava, the DNA window AACCTCTCGATGTGAGTAAAGACGTTACCGTCCAGCAGTTGGATGACCTGATTGCCATTGGCCGTCTGCCCGAGAAGTTGCGTTCCGTCGCTCGGGTGAACATTGCCACCGTAGCCGCCATCGTCGAGCGCCCCCGCATGATCTACATCTGCCAAGGTATCTCGATGAGTAACCCTGTCTTCAACGCCTCGGGCGATTTCATCGGCCTTTCCGTGGCGATCAAGAACACCGGCGCTGCTCCTGTGATTATGCCCGCCAAATACATCCGCAAGGTGATGGATCAGGCGAAAACCAAGCAGGCTGAATTGGCGAAGTAGTTTCGCTTTTCATCCCACTATCAAAACAAAAGAGGCAGCCATGATCGGCTGCCTCTTTTTCGTTAAATGGTTGTGTGAAGATCGGTCGCTTAGACCATGCCGAGCTTCATACGGCCTTCTTCGGAGATCATGTCTTGGTTCCATGCGGGGTCCCAAACGAGGTCGACATTGGCTTCGTCGATGCCTTCAACTGTCATCACACGTGCCTGCGCATCGGCTGCGATCACCGGGCCCATGCCACAGCCGGGGGCGGTCAGGGTCATTTTGATATCGACCGTGTTTTTACCGTCTTGCTCGGAGATGGAGCAGTCGTAGACCAGGCCGAGGTTGACGATGTCGACCGGGATTTCCGGATCGTAAACCTGCTTCAGCTGGTGCCAGACCTGATCTTCTTGGCTGGCATCGGAGGGAAGGGCGTCTCCGGTGCTGCTGCTGGCTTTTTCATTGGGATCAATCCCCAAGGCGTCGGCGTCGTCGGAGGAAATGCGCGCCAGTCCGGACTGGGTGGCCACCGTGTAGGAGCCGCCGAGGGTCTGGGTGATAATCACAGCCGTTCCTGCCGGCAGCGTGAACGGGTCACCGCTGGGAATCTGGACGGCGTTGATTTCGCGATTGGTAATGATCTCAGTCTGCATGCCGGATTGATCCCACGCGCCCGCCTGTTTGTCAACTCATGCGAAGCTCGGATGGCTCCCTGTGGTGTCAGTATTTTTTGATTTCCCGA includes these proteins:
- the sufT gene encoding putative Fe-S cluster assembly protein SufT, producing MQTEIITNREINAVQIPSGDPFTLPAGTAVIITQTLGGSYTVATQSGLARISSDDADALGIDPNEKASSSTGDALPSDASQEDQVWHQLKQVYDPEIPVDIVNLGLVYDCSISEQDGKNTVDIKMTLTAPGCGMGPVIAADAQARVMTVEGIDEANVDLVWDPAWNQDMISEEGRMKLGMV